The Anaeromyxobacter diazotrophicus genome contains the following window.
GCGGCGCGAGCACGCTCGCCGCGACCAGCACGGCGGTCGCCGCACCCCACCTCCACCCACGCCGTCGCCACGTCGCCATGCGGTCGCTCCCCGGAGCTGCCTTCGGCCTCTGCACGACCATCCGAGCCTCGCGCGGACGCAACGATTCGTCTCATCGGCGCGTGAGCCGGCGGCGCGGGCTCGAACGCCGCAGCTCCGCCAGGGTGGCGTAACCCGGCGAGCGCCAGCCCCTCGCGCTGCTCACGGCTCGCGCCCTCGCGCGACGGGGTGTCTCACGGTGCGACATGTTGTCGCGTGCCGCCGCAGTTCGTTTCAGGCGGGCGACAGCTAGTCGCTCGCAGTTCCATGGGTTTACCTGGCACGGCCCCCGCAAGAGGGACCCTCGGGTCTCACCGAGAGGAGAGGGCCACCCCCTTGCTCGATCTCGTGCGCACCGGAATGATCGCTCCCGGATGCCGGGCGAACCCATGACCGAGCTGGCTCGAGACGCCGCCTTCGCGGCGGTGAGCACGGCGTTCGGCTCCATCGGGCGCGTCTGCATGGCGCTCGACGGCCGCTTCTGCGTGCGCCACGTCTCGAGCCAGCTCGACTTGCTGCTCGGGCCGGGCGCCGCGAAGCGCGTGATCGGCGAGCCCATCGAGAAGCTGCTCGGCCCGGAGCTGTTCGCCGACGGCAGCGCGCTGCGGCTGGCGCTCGCCGCGGGCGAGAAGCGCGAGGGGTGGCGCGCGCTGCTCCACGGGGAGTCCGGGGCGACGCGGCTCCTCTCCATCACCGCGGCGCCGCTGCAGTCCGACCCGTACGGCGTCTGCGACCCGAGCGCCGTGTACCTGCTCGTGCTGCGCCCGGCCGAGGACGACCCGGCGTGCGCCGGCAGCCGCGAGCCGCTGGCCGGCCCCGGGCTCATCTGCCGCTCGCAGGCGATGGGGCGCGTCTTCCGGCTGGTCGAGACGCTGCAGCACAGCGAGTCGTCCATCCTCATCACCGGCGAGAGCGGCACCGGCAAGGAGGTGATGGCCCGCACCATCCACGCCCACTCGCCCCGCCAGCACGGGCCCTTCGTGGCGGTGAACGCGGCCGCGCTGCCGGGCGACCTGCTCGAGAGCGAGCTCTTCGGACACGTGCGCGGCGCCTTCACGGGGGCGGTCCGCGACCGGCCGGGCCGGTTCGAGCTCGCCACCGACGGCACGCTCTTCCTCGACGAGGTGGGGGATGTGCCGCTGCACCTCCAGGTGAAGCTCCTGCGCGTGCTGCAGGAGCGCACCTACGAGCGCGTGGGCGACGGGACGACCCGCCAGACCAACGCCCGCATCATCGCGGCGACGAACCGCGATCTGCGCCGGGCCGTGGCGGCGGGCGCCTTCCGCGAGGACCTCTACTACCGGCTCAAGGTCTTTCCCATCGAGCTGCCGCCCCTGCGCGCCCGCCGCGAGGACATCGAGCCCATCGCGTCGTACCTGCTCGCGCGCGTCGGGGCGCGCACCGGACGCGCGCTGCGCTTCTCGCCGGAGGCGCTGCGCGCGCTCATGTCCCACGACTGGCCTGGGAACGTGCGCGAGCTCGAGAACGCGCTCGAGTTCGGCGCCACCGTCTGCCGCGGGCAGACGCTCCAGCCCGAGGACCTGCCCCCCGAGGTCGTCTCGCCGGCGCCCCGCGTCCCGGCGCCCGCGCCGGCGGCCGCGCCGGCGCCGACGCCGACGCCCGTCCCCTGGAGGTCCGACGCCGGGGTCGGGCTGCCCGACGATCGCATCCTGCTGCAGCACGCGCTCGAGGCGCACCGCTGGAATCGCCTCGAGACCGCCCGGGCGCTCGGCGTCAGCCGCAGCACCCTGTGGCGCCGCATGCGCACCGCCGGTCTCGAGTGAGACGAAGCGTCTCAGCCGGCGAGACGTGCGACGCGACGATGTGATACGCGGCGTCGCACGGACGTCGCGTTCGCCTGCCAAGCCCCCGACATCACTGCGAAGTACCGTTCGGCACGCCGCGCGCAACGGTCTGTGCCATGGCTCGATACACGCGGCGGCAGTTCATCCAGATCGGGGCCGCGGCGGGCGGGGCGGTGGCCGCCTCCGGGCTCGCCACGCGCTTCTGGGGTCTCGACGCGGCGCGCGCCGAGGACCCCGGCACCGACGGCGACCGGGTCGTCCCCACCTTCTGCGAGCTGTGCTTCTGGAACTGCGGCGTGCTCGCCCACGTCAAGGGCGGTCAGGTCACGAAGCTCGGCGGCAACCCCGAGCACCCGCTCTCGCGCGGCATGCTCTGCCCCCGCGGAGCCGGCGGGACCGGCCTCCTCTACGACCCGGACCGGCTGAAGAAGCCGCTCATCCGCGCGTCGAAGCGGGGCGAGGACGTCTTCCAGGAGGCGAGCTGGGACGCGGCGCTGAACAAGGTCGCGGAGGAGCTCCTCAAGGTGCGCGAGCGCCACGGGCCCGAGGCGGTGGCGCTCTTCACCCACGGCTTCGGCGGCTCGTGGTGGAAGCACTTCATGAAGGCGTGGGGCTCGCCCAACATCGGCGCCCCCTCCTACGCCCAGTGCCGCGGGCCCCGCGAGGCGGCCTTCACGCTCACCTACGGCGAAGGGCTCGGCTCGCCCGAGCCGATCGACCTCGCCAACGCCCGGGTCATCACGCTCATCGGCAGCCACCTGGGCGAGAACATGCACAACACCCAGGTGCAGGAGCTCGCCGAGGCGGTGGGGAAGGGCGCGCAGCTGGTCGTGGTCGACCCGCGCTTCTCGGTGGCGGCGGGCAAGGCGCGCTACTGGCTGCCGGTGAAGCCCGGCACGGACCTCGCGCTGCTGCTGGCCTGGATGAACGTCATCCTGACCGAGAAGCGCCACGACGCCGAGTACCTGGCGAAGTACGCCACCGGCCTCGACGAGCTCACCGCCCACGTCGCGACGAAGACGCCCGAGTGGGCGAGCGCCATCACCGGCGTGCGGCCGGAGCTCATCCGCGAGTCGGCGCGGCTCATCGCGAGCGCCCGGCCCGCGTCGCTCATCCACCCCGGCCGCCACACCACCTGGTACGGCGACGACACGCAGCGGCTGCGGGCGACCGCCATCCTGGCGGCGCTGCTCGGGTCCTGGGGGCGGCGCGGCGGGTACCTGGTCACCGACAAGTTCAGGCTCGCCGGCTACCCGCTGCCGAAGCCGCCGCTGCACCCGGGCGGGCGCTCGAAGGACGACATGCCCAAGGGCGGCGGCTTCCCGGTCGCCGACGAGGTGCTCGCCTCCGGCCTGTGCGACGCCACCAAGCCCGGCCGCGCGCTGTACGACCTCAAGGCCTGGATCGTCTACGGGACGAACCTGATGCAGGCGCTGCCGGCGCCCCAGGAGACCGCCGCCGCGATCCAGAACCTCGACTTCATCGTCGCCATCGACGTGCTCCCGGCCGAGATCTGCGGCTTCGCCGACGTGGTGCTCCCCGAGTGCACCTACCTCGAGCGCGACGACGACCTCGCCGCGCCCGCCTACAAGCAGCCGTTCGTGGCCATCCGGCAGGCGGTGGTCCCGCCCATGTACGAGTCGAAGCCCGGCTCGTGGATCGCGAAGGAGCTCGCGAACAGGGTGGGGCTGGGCGACCAGTTCCCCTGGGCCGACGCGCGCGAGTTCGTCGAGACGCGCCTCGCCGCGTCGAAGATCGACTCGGCCGAGCTCCGGCGGAAGGGGGCCCTGGTCGGAAAGCCCATCCCGACCTGCGAGGAGGAGGGCGCGACGCCGAACATCACGACCGGCGACGGCAAGATCAAGCTCTTCAGCGCGGAGCTGCAGCAGCTCGGGTTCGAGCCGCTGCCCGACTTCCACCCGCAGGAGGAGGCGCCGGCGGGCATGTTCCGCATGCTGTCCGGCCGCGCCCCGACCCACACCTTCGGCCGCACCACCAACAACCGGCTCCTCGCCGAGCCCTTCCCCGAGAACGAGGTGTGGGTGAACGCCGAGGCCGCGCGGGCGCTGCCGTTCCCGCTGGCGAACGGGGACCGCGTGGTGCTCGTCAACCAGGACGGCGTGCGGAGCGGCCCGGTGCGCGCGCGCGTCACCGAGCGCATCCGCGGCGACTGCGTCTACCTCGTCCACGGCTTCGGGCACACCGCGAAGGGGCTCCGCCAGGCGCGCGGGCGCGGCGCCTCCGACAGCCTGCTCACCAGCCGGTACAAGGTCGACCCGATCATGGGCGGCACCGGCGTGAACGTGAACTTCGTGCGGCTCGAGCCCGCCGGGAGGGTCGCGTGAAGAAGCGCTATGCCATGGTGGTGGACACGCGGCGCTGCGTCGCCTGCGGCGCCTGCGCCATCGCCTGCAAGACCGAGAACCGCGTCTCGAACGGCGGGTTCCGCTGCTGGACGGTGCAGGAGACGAGCGGGACCTTCCCCGACCTCGCGCTGGAGGCGCGCAGCGAGCGCTGCAACCACTGCGCGGATGCACCGTGCGTGTCGGCCTGTCCGACCGGGGCCTCCTACGTGGCGGAGGGCGGCGCGGTGGCCGTCGACCGGCGCAAGTGCACCGGCTGCAAGGCCTGCATGGCCTCCTGCCCCTACGGCGCCCGGTTCGTCCACGCGGAGGGCCACGTCGACAAGTGCACCTTCTGCCTGCACCGCGTGACCCAGGCCCGGCTCCCCGCCTGCGTCGAGACCTGTCCCACGAAGGCGCTCACCTTCGGCGACCTGGCCGACCCGGCGAGCGCGGTGACCCGGCTCGTGCACGGACGGCGCGTGAAGACGCTCCAGCCGGAGGCCGGGACCCGGCCCCAGGTCTTCTTCCTGACGTAGGAGCCCGCCATGGCGCGTGCAGACAGCGGCGCCCGGCCGGCACCGCGGCGAGGGGAGGGCGCCGGCGCGAGGGCCCCGGACCCCGACCGCTTCTGGAACCCGTACCTCGCCGGCGTGGCGCTCGGGCTCGTGCTCCTCGCCTCCTTCGTGGTGATGGGCCACGGCCTCGGCGCCTCGGGCGCCTCGCTCCGCTTCGGGGTGGCGGCGCTCGGCGCGCTCGCGCCGCGGGCGGTGGAGGCGGCCCCGTCGCTGCTGCGGGCCGAGGCGGGGGGACACCCGCTCGACTTCTGGCTGGTGTTCGAGCTCGCCGGCCTCCTGCTGGGCGGCCTCGTCGCCGCCTACACCTCGGGGCGGCTGAAGGTCGAGGTCGCGAAGGGCCCCGCCTGCCGGCCCGCCGCCCGGCTCGGGCTGGCGCTCCTGGGGGGCTTCCTCATGGGCGCGGCGGCCCGCGCCACCCGCGGCTGCACCTCGGGTCAGGCGCTCTCCGGCGGGGCGCTCCTCAGCGCCGGGAGCTGGCTCTTCATGATCGCGGTCTTCGCGGGTGGGTACGCGCTGGCGCCCTTCGTGCGGCGGGAGTGGCGATGACGTTCCCCGTCGCGTCGCTCTCCGCCGGGCAGCACGAGCTCGGGCTCCTCGTCGGCGTCGCCCTAGGCTTCGGCTTCGGCTTCGTGCTGGAGCGTGCCGGCTTCGGGCGGGCGCAGAAGCTGGCGGCGCAGTTCTACGGGCGCGATCTCACCGTCTTCAAGGTCATGCTCGGTGCCCTGGTGACCGCCATGCTCGGGACCGTGATCCTCGGCGGGCTGGGCGCGCTCGACTACCGCGCGCTCGCGGAGCGCGCGGCGAGCGAGACCTTCGTCTGGCCCATGCTCCTGGGGGGCCTCGCGCTCGGCGCCGGCTTCGTCCTCTCCGGCTACTGCCCGGGGACGAGCCATGTCGCGGCCGCCTCCGGTAAGCTCGACGGGGTGGTCACGGTGCTCGGGGTGATCGCCGGCCAGGTCGCCTACGCCGGGCTCGAGCACCAGGGCTGGCTCGCGCGCTTCCACGGGAGCGGCGCGCGCGGCCACCTCTTCCTGTACGACCTCGTCCACCTGCCGGCGCGGGCCGGCGCCCCCGTCGCCGCGCTGGCGGTCACGGCGGTGGCGATCGGCGGCTTCGTCGCGGCCGAGAAGCTCGAGGCGCGGCAGGCCGGCGCCAGGTCGGCCGTCCCGGCGGGCGGGGCGCCTGGGCGCTTCGTGCTCCTCGGCATGTCGGCTTGCGCCGTGCTCGGCCTCGCCGCCGCCGCGCTCCCCACCGCCACGGCCGCCGCGGCAGCGCGCGAGCCGGCGAGGATCGCGCCCGAGGAGCTCGCGCGGCGGGTGCTCGAGCGGCCGTGGACGGCGCGCGTGCTCGAGCTCGCATCGCCGAGCGCGTGCGCCGGGAGGCGCGTGCCCGGGGCCGAGTGCGTACCGGCGGGCGAGCTGGGCGCGCTCCGCCTCGGCGAGGCGAGCGGCGCGCAGGACCTCATCCTGGTGCCCGACGGCGAGCTCGGCGCGGTGCCCGCCGGCGCCGCGGCGTACCCCGGACGGGTCCTCGT
Protein-coding sequences here:
- a CDS encoding sigma-54 interaction domain-containing protein — its product is MPGEPMTELARDAAFAAVSTAFGSIGRVCMALDGRFCVRHVSSQLDLLLGPGAAKRVIGEPIEKLLGPELFADGSALRLALAAGEKREGWRALLHGESGATRLLSITAAPLQSDPYGVCDPSAVYLLVLRPAEDDPACAGSREPLAGPGLICRSQAMGRVFRLVETLQHSESSILITGESGTGKEVMARTIHAHSPRQHGPFVAVNAAALPGDLLESELFGHVRGAFTGAVRDRPGRFELATDGTLFLDEVGDVPLHLQVKLLRVLQERTYERVGDGTTRQTNARIIAATNRDLRRAVAAGAFREDLYYRLKVFPIELPPLRARREDIEPIASYLLARVGARTGRALRFSPEALRALMSHDWPGNVRELENALEFGATVCRGQTLQPEDLPPEVVSPAPRVPAPAPAAAPAPTPTPVPWRSDAGVGLPDDRILLQHALEAHRWNRLETARALGVSRSTLWRRMRTAGLE
- a CDS encoding molybdopterin-containing oxidoreductase family protein, translating into MARYTRRQFIQIGAAAGGAVAASGLATRFWGLDAARAEDPGTDGDRVVPTFCELCFWNCGVLAHVKGGQVTKLGGNPEHPLSRGMLCPRGAGGTGLLYDPDRLKKPLIRASKRGEDVFQEASWDAALNKVAEELLKVRERHGPEAVALFTHGFGGSWWKHFMKAWGSPNIGAPSYAQCRGPREAAFTLTYGEGLGSPEPIDLANARVITLIGSHLGENMHNTQVQELAEAVGKGAQLVVVDPRFSVAAGKARYWLPVKPGTDLALLLAWMNVILTEKRHDAEYLAKYATGLDELTAHVATKTPEWASAITGVRPELIRESARLIASARPASLIHPGRHTTWYGDDTQRLRATAILAALLGSWGRRGGYLVTDKFRLAGYPLPKPPLHPGGRSKDDMPKGGGFPVADEVLASGLCDATKPGRALYDLKAWIVYGTNLMQALPAPQETAAAIQNLDFIVAIDVLPAEICGFADVVLPECTYLERDDDLAAPAYKQPFVAIRQAVVPPMYESKPGSWIAKELANRVGLGDQFPWADAREFVETRLAASKIDSAELRRKGALVGKPIPTCEEEGATPNITTGDGKIKLFSAELQQLGFEPLPDFHPQEEAPAGMFRMLSGRAPTHTFGRTTNNRLLAEPFPENEVWVNAEAARALPFPLANGDRVVLVNQDGVRSGPVRARVTERIRGDCVYLVHGFGHTAKGLRQARGRGASDSLLTSRYKVDPIMGGTGVNVNFVRLEPAGRVA
- a CDS encoding 4Fe-4S dicluster domain-containing protein is translated as MKKRYAMVVDTRRCVACGACAIACKTENRVSNGGFRCWTVQETSGTFPDLALEARSERCNHCADAPCVSACPTGASYVAEGGAVAVDRRKCTGCKACMASCPYGARFVHAEGHVDKCTFCLHRVTQARLPACVETCPTKALTFGDLADPASAVTRLVHGRRVKTLQPEAGTRPQVFFLT
- a CDS encoding YeeE/YedE thiosulfate transporter family protein; amino-acid sequence: MARADSGARPAPRRGEGAGARAPDPDRFWNPYLAGVALGLVLLASFVVMGHGLGASGASLRFGVAALGALAPRAVEAAPSLLRAEAGGHPLDFWLVFELAGLLLGGLVAAYTSGRLKVEVAKGPACRPAARLGLALLGGFLMGAAARATRGCTSGQALSGGALLSAGSWLFMIAVFAGGYALAPFVRREWR
- a CDS encoding YeeE/YedE thiosulfate transporter family protein, whose product is MTFPVASLSAGQHELGLLVGVALGFGFGFVLERAGFGRAQKLAAQFYGRDLTVFKVMLGALVTAMLGTVILGGLGALDYRALAERAASETFVWPMLLGGLALGAGFVLSGYCPGTSHVAAASGKLDGVVTVLGVIAGQVAYAGLEHQGWLARFHGSGARGHLFLYDLVHLPARAGAPVAALAVTAVAIGGFVAAEKLEARQAGARSAVPAGGAPGRFVLLGMSACAVLGLAAAALPTATAAAAAREPARIAPEELARRVLERPWTARVLELASPSACAGRRVPGAECVPAGELGALRLGEASGAQDLILVPDGELGAVPAGAAAYPGRVLVLAGGRKAWEAYALTPPAPPAPGASLEELASYRERAGLAAALADLKAALPPLAPASPTPVQDGGGGGGGGGGCGG